One Bombus fervidus isolate BK054 chromosome 2, iyBomFerv1, whole genome shotgun sequence DNA segment encodes these proteins:
- the LOC139997642 gene encoding ubiquitin carboxyl-terminal hydrolase 31, protein MNGENASAVMKSVSEGKLGVEEVKLPKLKTQDSVSRLKCTFTLSRNPFYSASRMLRRRAKQNRDSKDGGSAAGTKDRHNMQQHQQQVESMQQNIGRLHGSQSYPDRSGMKKVFRRPSWRKFINKMVQHMSNVGTQNHKTSHRDDLGSSAGDIRVPPPRPAHIPPDKVPGVIGLRNHGNTCFMNAVLQCLSHTDILAEYFVLDQYKVDLSRRNKLNSKKYGTKGEITEQLALLLKAIWSCQYDPEMSTAFKSVVDKYGSQYRGNLQHDAQEFLLWLLDKVHEDLNQATKKKYKIIKNSFGRPDDIVAAETLANHVRCNNSFVHAVFQAQFRSSLTCPRCHRQSNTFDPFLCVSVPVPQNHRQMNLFVNVLYTSQQPRQVKIGVSVNQMANVRELREILASDTGIDENHMLLTEIHDEGFHRTFSDCQPLSVITENDPLYCIELPQLKEPAEQAYILLVWINVLTKGDLRQRFSSPYTMQVSRETSYEDLQKLLLKEMHSVLTDDVLTSSQSPGLFNIRVADPAATPIQDEHPCIDPCVEHPLYTEQIEQALALCADDSGPQHVKLILEWDEATKCNIIQDDNDQIEEHASVKQLKTNSELGGAVTLEECFDLYTRAEILGAEDAWHCPYCNKKQEVVKKLGLWSLPDILVIHLKRFRQQSKQRSTSKLTMLVDFPLYGFDMTPHLAHNGVQTHNNVSSLGGLGWSPWKKPRPRQQNIPKYDENVYDLYAICNHHGQDLQGGHYTAFCRNPYDTQWYCFDDTRVEAVNDTNLITNAAYMLFYQRRGLTNNSGNSSAASTSSAGSGLDHWVSKMPPFYFNNKTNNNVSNNNQSKSQEVLCQDKIVEEKNITNFNRGCRNYATLQPKKRNVATETDIGQIDHYSDDEAPCRREWASPKPVRKMSSITLIPQSTIIHSASSDPDTTIIHESTL, encoded by the exons ATGAACGGTGAGAATGCTAGTGCGGTGATGAAATCGGTGTCGGAGGGTAAGCTGGGCGTGGAAGAGGTTAAATTACCGAAGCTAAAAACACAGGATTCCGTCTCGCGTTTAAAGTGTACGTTTACATTGTCGAGGAATCCATTTTATAGTGCAAGCAGGATGTTAAGACGACGTGCGAAACAAAATCGCGATTCGAAAGACGGTGGTAGTGCGGCGGGCACCAAAGACAGACACAATATGCAGCAACATCAACAGCAAGTGGAAAGTATGCAGCAGAATATAGGCCGATTGCACGGCAGTCAAAGTTATCCGGATAGGTCAGGTATGAAAAAAGTGTTTCGAAGACCTTCGTGGAGAAAGTTCATCAACAAGATGGTCCAGCACATGTCGAATGTGGGTACACAGAATCACAAAACGTCTCACAGGGACGATCTCGGGTCCAGTGCCGGAGACATAAGGGTACCTCCACCTAGACCGGCGCATATACCACCTGATAAGGTGCCAGGGGTCATAGGTTTACGCAATCACGGTAACACGTGTTTCATGAACGCTGTATTGCAGTGCTTGTCGCATACGGACATACTCGCGGAATATTTCGTGCTGGACCAGTACAAGGTCGATCTCTctagaagaaataaattgaactCGAAAAAGTACGGGACGAAGGGAGAGATCACTGAACAGTTAGCCCTCCTGTTGAAGGCCATCTGGAGCTGCCAATACGATCCAGAGATGAGCACGGCGTTCAAGAGCGTCGTCGACAAATACGGAAGTCAATATCGCGGGAACTTGCAGCATGACGCTCAGGAATTCTTGCTATGGCTATTAGATAAAGTGCACGAGGACCTGAACCAAGCTAccaaaaaaaagtataaaatcatCAAG aATTCGTTCGGCAGACCAGATGACATCGTGGCGGCGGAAACTCTGGCGAACCATGTCCGCTGCAACAATTCGTTCGTGCACGCGGTGTTCCAAGCCCAGTTTCGGTCTAGCCTAACTTGCCCAAGATGTCACCGGCAGTCGAACACGTTCGACCCTTTCCTCTGCGTGTCAGTACCTGTACCGCAAAATCACCGCCAGATGAACCTTTTCGTGAACGTCCTCTATACGTCGCAACAACCGCGGCAAGTGAAGATAGGCGTGAGCGTGAACCAGATGGCCAATGTCAGAGAGCTCAGAGAGATCTTGGCCAGTGACACTGGTATCGATGAGAATCACATGTTACTCACGGAAATTCATGACGAAGGATTTCACAG AACTTTCTCCGATTGCCAACCTCTATCTGTGATCACGGAAAATGACCCGCTCTACTGTATAGAACTGCCACAGCTGAAAGAACCAGCGGAGCAAGCGTATATCTTACTCGTGTGGATCAACGTCCTTACAAAAGGAGATCTTAGACAGCGTTTTAGCAGTCCATACACTATGCAAGTGTCTAGAGAAACGTCGTACGAAGATTTACAAAAACTCTTGTTGAAGGAGATGCATAGTGTTCTGACAGACGATGTTCTTACGTCGAGTCAGAGTCCTGGACTGTTTAACATTCGTGTTGCGGACCCCGCTGCTACGCCTATTCAGGACGAACATCCATGTATAGATCCCTGTGTGGAGCATCCTCTTTATACAGAGCAGATCGAACAAGCGTTGGCCCTTTGTGCCGATGACTCCGGTCCTCAAcatgtaaaattaattctagAGTGGGACGAAGCCACTAAGTGTAATATTATTCAAGATGACAATGATCAAATCGAAGAGCACGCCAGTGTGAAGCAGTTAAAAACGAATTCAGAACTAGGAGGAGCTGTTACTTTGGAAGAATGTTTCGATCTGTATACGAGAGCCGAGATATTAGGGGCAGAGGATGCGTGGCACTGTCCGTATTGCAATAAGAAACAGGAGGTGGTGAAGAAATTGGGACTTTGGTCTCTACCTGATATCTTAGTTATTCATCTAAAAAGATTTCGGCAACAGTCTAAACAAAGGTCTACGTCGAAATTGACCATGTTGGTCGATTTTCCTTTATACGGTTTCGATATGACTCCTCATCTTGCTCATAATGGAGTACAAACGCATAATAACGTTAGTAGTTTAGGTGGTCTAGGTTGGTCGCCTTGGAAGAAACCCAGACCACGCCAACAAAATATCCCAAAATACGATGAAAACGTTTACGATCTGTATGCGATTTGTAATCATCATGGGCAAGATTTACAGGGAGGTCACTATACCGCGTTCTGTCGAAATCCGTACGATACTCAGTGGTATTGTTTCGACGACACCCGAGTAGAGGCCGTGAACGATACCAATTTAATAACAAACGCTGCGTACATGTTATTTTATCAACGAAGAGGGTTGACTAATAATTCTGGAAATTCTTCGGCTGCTTCCACAAGCTCAGCCGGATCCGGACTTGATCATTGGGTCTCGAAAATGCCgcctttttatttcaacaacaAGACTAATAACAACGTTTCAAACAACAATCAAAGTAAATCGCAGGAAGTGTTGTGTCAAGATAAGATCGTGGAAGAAAAGAACATAACAAATTTCAATAGGGGATGTCGCAATTATGCTACTTTACAACCCAAGAAAAGGAATGTTGCGACAGAAACGGATATCGGTCAGATTGATCATTACTCAGACGATGAAGCACCATGCAGAAGAGAATGG GCCTCACCGAAGCCTGTTCGAAAAATGTCGTCCATTACGTTAATACCGCAATCCACGATAATTCACAGTGCCAGTAGTGATCCAGACACAACGATAATACACGAGTCGACGTTGTAA
- the Yellow-g gene encoding L-dopachrome tautomerase yellow-g, with protein sequence MTKSQDKVSIEHNCSKLLTILIFTPRILFSFFISLLQSRKSFSTRNDRMKRLIYIVLCLTTVTKIISPSNGKPLVPKPLILSGLSLNWPCQSTKNIYETSGRYITRNVIATRAQIYEDQAILALPRYKPGVPFTLGVLSMKSQSCEPKIAPFPCWAIQEEGNCQALQSVVDIVLDVQDILWVLDVGVVNTLEQPVRRCPPKVVGVNAKSGKVVKVIDLSSLVDSTSQLQYMVIDYAEDGQVYVYISDAGTGAIIVYNATTDNGYRVVLPSAVASNTDKPDVLYMALVRRKSCGSVVYFTYLGSSRMFAVKAVNLRTGNANGSIVDIGRKKNKIVLLGTDNGSAIFFRIKGDSNIYMWNTDTPFVQDNFLLVEQAGECRLPTGVIPGYKDLMWVIESNFQDYIENSVSCSGASVAIHPLVSSAGE encoded by the exons ATGACGAAAAGTCAGGATAAAGTTTCTATCGAACACAATTGCTCAAAGCTtctaacaattttaatatttactccccgtattcttttctcttttttcatttcccTTTTACAGTCCCGTAAATCATTTTCTACGAGAAACGATAGGATGAAAAGATTGATTTACATCGTCCTCTGTCTAACGAccgtaacaaaaattatatcacCGAGTAACGGTAAACCACTGGTGCCAAAACCTTTGATCCTCTCAGGACTTAGCCTAAATTGGCCATGTCAAAGTACAAAGAACATTTACGAGACAAGCGGTCGTTACATCACAAGAAACGTGATCGCTACGAGAGCACAAATATACGAAGACCAAGCGATCCTAGCTCTACCACGCTATAAACCAGGAGTACCATTTACTTTGGGTGTTCTTTCCATGAAATCGCAAAGCTGCGAGCCAAAGATAGCCCCATTCCCCTGCTGGGCAATTCAGGAAGAAGGAAATTGCCAGGCACTGCAGAGTGTGGTAGATATAGTTTTGGATGTACAAGATATCTTGTGGGTTCTCGATGTTGGAGTCGTCAACACTTTGGAGCAACCTGTACGTAGATGTCCTCCGAAGGTCGTTGGAGTCAACGCCAAGAGCGGAAAG GTTGTAAAAGTGATCGACTTGAGCTCGTTGGTAGACAGTACCTCGCAGCTCCAATACATGGTCATCGACTACGCAGAAGATGGTCAAGTGTATGTGTACATTTCTGACGCTGGTACCGGTGCCATCATCGTTTATAATGCCACGACTGATAATGGATATCGCGTGGTTCTTCCATCAGCAGTAGCATCCAACACGGACAAACCCGACGTCCTATACATGGCGCTCGTTAGAAGGAAAAGCTGCGGATCGGTCGTCTATTTTACATATCTAGGCTCCAGCAGAATGTTCGCGGTCAAAGCAGTGAATCTGAGAACAGGAAACGCGAATGGATCCATAGTAGACATAGGCAGAAAGAAGAACAAGATCGTACTCCTGGGCACTGACAATGGATCTGCCATCTTCTTCAGAATTAAGg GTGATTCCAATATCTACATGTGGAACACCGACACTCCTTTCGTTCAAGACAACTTCCTCTTAGTCGAACAAGCTGGAGAGTGTCGACTACCAACGGGAGTTATTCCTGGTTATAAGGATCTAATGTGGGTGATCGAGAGTAACTTCCAAGATTACATCGAGAATTCCGTCAGCTGCTCCGGAGCATCGGTGGCTATTCATCCACTAGTGAGTTCTGCCGGCGAATAA
- the Yellow-g2 gene encoding L-dopachrome tautomerase yellow-g2, which yields MHIARQFISVFTTTAIVVILAITNGGNATLPETIKWTGGNFEWPCPTTKNMFKSSGKYVSKNVIATRVALYTNNAIVALPRYKAGIPVTLAKISQDIQNCEATLVPYPCWSLQEEGTCTALQNVVDIYLDPQNILWVLDTGVVNTLDEPMRKCPPKILAINVVTGKLVKTVDLTGLTSSASRLQYLVSDYSQDGRVFVYASDAASRAILVYDVTLGRGYRVVLPQAVAMGTTRRDVLYLALLRRSDGSTCLIFTYLSSSRMFSIRTEHLRSGSANGKIHDLGMKPKKMIFLGTDNGSALFFRYEGEPDVYRWDAVNPFASRCFDKVYTSAECSLVTHVVADYARGRMRVLESNFPDYMQGSVGCGATQALNVM from the exons ATGCACATCGCAAGACAATTTATTTCCGTGTTTACGACGACCGCCATTGTGGTCATTCTTGCGATAACGAACGGTGGAAACGCGACTTTACCCGAAACCATAAAATGGACCGGTGGAAACTTCGAGTGGCCTTGTCCCACCACCAAAAACATGTTCAAAAGTAGTGGAAAATACGTTTCGAAAAACGTAATCGCGACCAGGGTCGCGCTGTATACCAACAACGCCATTGTGGCTCTTCCCAG GTACAAGGCTGGTATTCCCGTGACATTGGCGAAGATCTCTCAGGATATCCAAAACTGCGAAGCAACCCTGGTCCCCTATCCTTGTTGGTCTCTTCAGGAGGAAGGAACTTGCACGGCCCTACAGAACGTGGTAGACATTTATCTGGATCCTCAGAACATTCTTTGGGTTCTCGATACTGGAGTGGTGAACACTTTGGACGAACCTATGCGAAAGTGTCCGCCAAAAATCCTCGCTATCAACGTCGTCACAGGCAAG TTAGTGAAGACCGTAGACCTGACTGGATTGACGAGTTCGGCGTCCCGACTGCAATACCTGGTGTCCGATTACAGTCAGGACGGCAGAGTGTTCGTCTATGCGTCAGACGCTGCATCAAGAGCCATCCTCGTCTACGATGTTACTCTAGGTCGAGGCTACCGCGTCGTTTTGCCACAAGCCGTCGCCATGGGCACAACCCGAAGAGACGTTTTATATCTTGCGCTTCTCCGACGTTCAGACGGGAGCACATGTTTGATCTTCACTTATTTAAGCAGTAGCCGTATGTTCTCCATCAGAACGGAACATCTACGCAGTGGTTCTGCGAATGGCAAGATCCACGATCTTGGTATGAAACCGAAGAAGATGATCTTCTTGGGTACGGACAATGGCAGCGCCCTTTTCTTCCGGTACGAAGGGGAACCGGACGTTTACCGATGGGACGCGGTTAATCCATTCGCTTCACGATGTTTCGACAAGGTGTACACCAGTGCCGAATGTTCCCTTGTTACTCATGTGGTTGCCGATTACGCGAGAGGGAGGATGCGCGTGCTTGAATCGAACTTTCCCGATTATATGCAAGGCTCGGTTGGATGCGGTGCCACACAGGCGTTGAATGTTATGTGA